A region from the Mycolicibacterium phlei genome encodes:
- a CDS encoding DEAD/DEAH box helicase has product MAVVARGWTDPDPALLGLVDDFRDRCVRVYREDPNRVEEDAGKERGIAEGGYGRKQIQELVQNAADALQGAPGRIQVELTEDALYVANEGRPFVDTGVKALLYTHLSNKTGNEIGRFGLGFKSISGISDNPQIFSRSVSFEFSRSQSAEFLSIELDRHYQPSDVPALRLAWTLDPTVEFRSDPILAELSSWATTVVKVPLKKGAAAQLSEEIKDFDESFNLFAPHVRVLDLVDRVGEVSRRFAAAKRGNRVTLTTQDGEREWLVVSAEHKPSPQALESAGHAARRDTVTVSWALPLSGAVGVGQLSAYFPVKSDTTLSGRINAPWKLSDDRINVIECLFNLEILEDVVPKLVVAARKDLIADGAYGRYIDVLPARGKEARSWADKVLNEPVFRELRESRCLPDLDGHLRAPSALQRIPDDVMEYAKIWLEVTGNRSVWVHPDCTTTTERRSKVDRLLQEGERPRSPGRVLHWLQSVVAEPGPDQSAAAIELAANLIRKGGNTEKDVRDARIVLLENGTLTQPVRGRCFIRSNSSQHGTSFVDPRVSSRGTTAAALEALGVTAFEDGGEMLELLTELRRTGKVDWDELWIAMRGSGVERVHQAFESILEGHAARIIRVRNGLGRWVLPEGLYLAGDCLKQIKDDGEFLVDGDYHAGDREVLAMLGVRSRPSRSGGAKERWVTQYANEVRGRIGDALGLGVQARQSLRIDGLDDVLGPIGCLSALSVTNRTALTLALLKEVKVPRVLVSHPNVPKTARYVAPELWWARKEGLLPTTLGPMPPTDAFVPEVEGVPEGLLPCVSEVVLSRDTQDVLKLKTRISELDVDGFRRLVDIHVARNDMERVGQSYAWWCWTHREEEPPQKLWVRRNGQWYEEDRTNVAVVHGMQAFEELDQFGIPCVVVDSLDDVHTLSEFWECLEGRDLPVTYSYETSADPVLVIDAFPVLDAIEVDNELDGLVLQKCLSLSKVAAIPGQPEVRVTCASGREANRILVTGTTDHQILKQVLGQLLYDDSDRHVDALLKDMERRRNSQQVRAIRRASSDPERLLMLVGEERLRPLVPKDALSYLANEGGTEPRGLALAELCVSMLGVRALERACKVDPAGLPVPPPSTWSGSFTARKWVANFGFGEEWAGRPARTRNKPTEYVEGPTRLEALHDYQHVVSQRLRNLLTGHGPRRGYISLPTGAGKTRVAVQTIIETISDGSLDALSPSGTFSGPILWLADGEELCEQAIDAWSYLWRAVGRQDTQLVLSRFWASYEMEEEVGGVQVVVATWQKVKSRAVDNPAYAWLAEAPIVIIDEAHGAYTPSYTTILEWLGRSARERDKPLIGLTATPFRGRRDSTQTELLLRRFGDNCLDEGVFGDELPQVRLQRDRVLARAHLEILDGVSIDLTDQEVEEFKRLGWLSRSAEIRLGRNEDRTRTIVESIMSKPAHWQIVVFATSVENAQTLATLLTLRGRPAASIDQDTSPEDRRVAIERFKAGDLKVLTNYAVLSQGFDAPKTDAVYITRPTSSEVRYLQMVGRGLRGPKNGGTEEVLIVNLLDNIVEFGDSIVYQSVKELTEVEHREESVSV; this is encoded by the coding sequence GTGGCCGTGGTTGCCAGGGGTTGGACCGATCCTGATCCAGCATTGCTGGGACTCGTTGATGACTTTCGCGATCGATGTGTCCGCGTCTACCGCGAGGATCCGAACCGGGTTGAAGAGGACGCTGGCAAGGAACGCGGGATCGCGGAGGGCGGCTACGGCCGCAAACAGATTCAGGAGCTCGTGCAGAACGCCGCGGATGCGCTCCAGGGGGCTCCAGGGCGGATCCAGGTCGAGCTGACCGAAGATGCGCTTTACGTGGCGAACGAGGGCCGCCCGTTTGTGGATACGGGTGTTAAGGCACTGCTGTACACCCATCTGTCCAACAAGACCGGAAACGAGATCGGTCGATTCGGGCTCGGGTTCAAATCTATCAGCGGAATCTCGGACAACCCGCAGATCTTCAGTCGCTCGGTGTCGTTCGAGTTCAGCCGGTCGCAGTCCGCGGAGTTCCTGTCAATTGAGCTGGACCGCCACTACCAACCGTCCGACGTGCCAGCGCTTCGTCTTGCCTGGACGCTCGACCCCACAGTGGAGTTTCGGTCGGACCCGATCCTCGCGGAGCTGTCCAGTTGGGCGACCACGGTCGTCAAGGTCCCTCTCAAGAAGGGAGCTGCGGCGCAGCTGTCGGAGGAGATCAAAGACTTCGACGAGTCGTTCAACCTCTTCGCCCCACACGTGCGGGTGCTGGACCTCGTCGACCGAGTCGGTGAAGTGTCACGGAGGTTCGCCGCTGCCAAGAGGGGCAACCGCGTCACGCTGACCACCCAGGACGGGGAGCGGGAATGGCTCGTCGTGTCAGCGGAGCACAAGCCGTCGCCGCAGGCGCTGGAATCGGCCGGCCATGCGGCACGTCGAGACACTGTCACCGTCAGCTGGGCACTACCCTTGAGTGGCGCCGTCGGTGTCGGCCAGTTGTCCGCATACTTCCCGGTCAAGTCCGACACCACACTGAGCGGGCGGATCAACGCGCCGTGGAAGCTGTCGGACGACCGGATCAACGTGATCGAGTGCCTGTTCAATTTGGAGATCCTCGAAGACGTCGTACCGAAGCTCGTTGTCGCGGCTCGCAAGGACCTGATCGCCGACGGTGCATACGGTCGATACATCGACGTCCTGCCCGCCCGTGGGAAGGAGGCTCGGAGCTGGGCGGACAAGGTACTCAACGAACCGGTCTTCCGTGAGCTCAGGGAGTCGCGGTGTCTGCCAGACCTCGACGGTCATCTGCGTGCGCCCTCTGCCCTCCAGCGTATTCCGGACGACGTCATGGAGTACGCCAAGATCTGGCTGGAAGTCACGGGCAACCGCAGCGTCTGGGTGCATCCGGACTGCACCACCACCACCGAACGGCGGTCCAAGGTCGACCGGCTGCTGCAGGAGGGGGAACGCCCCAGATCGCCGGGACGAGTGCTCCACTGGCTGCAGTCGGTGGTGGCCGAACCAGGACCGGACCAGTCGGCCGCTGCCATTGAATTGGCCGCGAACCTGATTCGCAAGGGTGGAAACACCGAGAAGGACGTTCGCGACGCCCGGATCGTTCTGCTCGAGAACGGAACGCTGACACAACCCGTCCGCGGCCGGTGCTTCATCCGGTCCAACTCCAGCCAGCACGGAACCTCGTTCGTCGATCCGAGGGTGAGTTCCCGGGGAACCACTGCCGCCGCCCTCGAGGCGCTCGGAGTCACCGCCTTCGAAGACGGCGGCGAGATGCTGGAACTGCTCACGGAGCTCAGGCGTACAGGCAAGGTCGATTGGGACGAGCTTTGGATCGCGATGCGCGGCTCTGGTGTCGAGCGGGTCCACCAGGCCTTCGAGAGCATCCTGGAGGGACACGCGGCCAGAATCATTCGCGTGCGAAACGGACTCGGCCGGTGGGTCCTTCCAGAGGGTCTGTACCTCGCAGGCGACTGCCTGAAGCAGATCAAGGATGACGGCGAGTTCCTCGTCGACGGAGACTATCACGCCGGCGACCGGGAGGTATTGGCCATGCTGGGCGTGCGCTCCCGTCCGTCGCGATCGGGGGGAGCGAAAGAACGCTGGGTGACGCAGTACGCGAACGAGGTACGCGGACGCATCGGCGACGCTCTCGGGCTCGGCGTCCAAGCGCGCCAGTCCCTGCGCATCGATGGACTCGACGACGTCCTCGGGCCGATCGGCTGCCTCTCTGCGTTGAGCGTTACCAACAGGACCGCCCTCACCCTCGCACTGCTGAAAGAGGTGAAGGTTCCGCGCGTCCTGGTGAGCCACCCCAACGTCCCGAAAACCGCGCGCTATGTTGCTCCCGAGCTGTGGTGGGCGAGAAAAGAAGGGCTGCTGCCGACCACGCTTGGACCGATGCCGCCTACTGACGCGTTTGTGCCGGAGGTCGAGGGGGTGCCTGAGGGTCTCCTGCCGTGCGTGTCTGAGGTGGTCCTCAGTCGCGATACCCAGGACGTCTTGAAACTGAAGACTCGCATCAGCGAGCTCGACGTCGACGGCTTCCGCAGACTCGTGGACATCCACGTGGCACGCAATGACATGGAACGCGTCGGTCAGAGCTACGCCTGGTGGTGCTGGACGCATCGTGAGGAGGAGCCACCTCAGAAACTCTGGGTCCGCCGGAACGGCCAGTGGTACGAGGAAGATCGCACGAATGTCGCTGTGGTGCACGGCATGCAGGCGTTCGAGGAACTGGACCAGTTCGGAATCCCCTGTGTCGTCGTGGATTCACTCGACGACGTACACACGCTCAGCGAGTTCTGGGAGTGCCTGGAGGGCCGTGATCTACCGGTCACCTACTCCTACGAGACCAGTGCCGACCCGGTTCTGGTCATCGACGCCTTCCCGGTGTTGGATGCGATCGAGGTCGACAACGAGCTCGACGGCCTGGTGCTGCAGAAATGTCTCTCGCTCAGTAAGGTCGCCGCGATCCCGGGTCAACCGGAGGTTCGCGTCACCTGTGCTTCCGGTCGTGAGGCGAACAGGATTCTGGTCACCGGCACCACCGATCACCAGATCCTGAAGCAGGTTCTGGGGCAGTTGCTGTACGACGACTCCGATCGACATGTGGACGCGCTGCTCAAGGACATGGAGCGGCGCAGAAACTCTCAGCAGGTTCGTGCGATCCGTCGTGCCTCTTCGGATCCGGAGCGTCTGCTCATGCTTGTCGGAGAGGAGCGTCTGAGGCCGCTCGTCCCCAAGGATGCACTCAGTTACCTCGCCAACGAGGGCGGCACCGAGCCGCGAGGGCTCGCCCTGGCTGAGCTCTGCGTGAGCATGCTCGGAGTTCGCGCGCTGGAACGCGCCTGCAAGGTTGACCCGGCGGGTCTACCCGTTCCGCCGCCCTCGACGTGGTCGGGCTCGTTCACCGCTCGGAAGTGGGTGGCCAACTTCGGCTTCGGGGAGGAATGGGCGGGTCGGCCGGCCAGGACGCGGAACAAACCCACCGAGTATGTCGAGGGCCCGACACGGCTCGAGGCGCTGCACGATTACCAACATGTGGTTTCGCAACGCCTTCGGAATCTGCTGACAGGGCACGGGCCCCGCCGCGGTTACATCTCACTGCCGACCGGTGCCGGCAAGACACGTGTGGCGGTCCAGACGATCATCGAGACCATCAGCGACGGAAGCCTCGACGCCCTCAGTCCCAGCGGCACCTTCTCCGGCCCGATCCTGTGGCTAGCGGATGGAGAGGAACTGTGCGAGCAGGCCATCGATGCGTGGTCCTACCTGTGGCGTGCCGTCGGACGTCAGGACACCCAGCTGGTTCTCAGCCGCTTTTGGGCGTCCTACGAGATGGAAGAAGAGGTCGGGGGTGTCCAAGTGGTCGTGGCGACTTGGCAGAAGGTCAAGTCTCGGGCTGTCGATAACCCCGCATACGCGTGGCTGGCGGAGGCGCCGATCGTCATCATCGATGAGGCTCACGGTGCCTACACGCCCTCCTACACGACGATTCTCGAGTGGTTGGGGCGGTCGGCGAGGGAGAGGGACAAGCCGCTGATCGGGCTGACCGCGACACCCTTCCGAGGCCGGCGAGACAGCACGCAGACGGAACTGCTGCTGCGCCGATTCGGTGACAACTGCCTGGACGAAGGGGTTTTCGGTGACGAGCTTCCGCAGGTGCGCCTTCAACGCGACCGCGTGCTGGCTCGTGCCCATCTCGAGATCCTCGACGGTGTCTCCATTGACCTGACCGATCAGGAGGTCGAGGAGTTCAAGAGGCTGGGCTGGCTCTCCCGAAGTGCCGAGATCCGGCTCGGGCGAAACGAGGACCGAACGCGCACAATCGTCGAATCGATAATGAGCAAGCCCGCTCACTGGCAGATCGTCGTGTTCGCCACATCGGTGGAGAACGCCCAGACGCTGGCCACTCTGCTCACCTTGCGCGGACGTCCCGCAGCATCGATTGATCAGGACACCAGCCCGGAGGACCGTCGCGTCGCCATCGAGAGGTTCAAGGCGGGCGACCTGAAGGTGCTGACCAATTACGCGGTGTTGTCTCAGGGATTCGACGCCCCGAAGACGGACGCGGTCTACATCACGCGCCCGACCAGCAGTGAGGTCAGGTATCTGCAGATGGTCGGACGAGGCCTCCGCGGGCCGAAGAACGGTGGCACGGAGGAGGTTCTCATCGTGAACCTGCTCGACAACATCGTTGAGTTCGGCGACAGCATCGTCTATCAGAGCGTCAAGGAGCTCACTGAGGTGGAACACCGCGAGGAGTCCGTCAGTGTCTGA